The Lycium barbarum isolate Lr01 chromosome 9, ASM1917538v2, whole genome shotgun sequence genome has a segment encoding these proteins:
- the LOC132611640 gene encoding S-adenosyl-L-methionine:benzoic acid/salicylic acid carboxyl methyltransferase 2-like: MEELETLAMPTIINVNYQCMESLLRKVILMTKPILEQAISDLYCSLFPEALCIADLGCSSGANTFLVVSDLVKIVEKERKKHNLQSPEFYFHFNDLPGNDFNTIFQSLGEFQEDLTKQVGEGFGPCFFSGVAGSFYTRLFPSKSLHFVHSTYSLMWLSQVPDLTEKNKGNIYMANTSPPSVIKAYYEQYEKDFSKFLKYRSEELMKGGKMVLTFLGRESEYPSSKECCYIWELLSMALNELVVEGLIEEEKVDSFNIPQYTPSSEEVKYVVEKEGSFTINRLESTRVHWNASNNESNGAYNVSRCMRAVAEPLLVSQFSPKLMDLVFQKYEEILSDSMAKEKTEFINVTVSLTKLN, translated from the exons ATGGAGGAATTGGAGACATTAGCTATGCCAACAATTATTAACGTGAATTATCAATGCATGGAATCATTACTA AGAAAGGTGATTCTCATGACAAAGCCAATACTGGAGCAAGCCATAAGTGATCTCTATTGTAGTCTCTTCCCGGAAGCCTTATGCATTGCAGATTTGGGTTGTTCCTCTGGAGCAAACACTTTTTTGGTGGTATCAGATCTTGTTAAAATCGTAGAAAAAGAACGAAAAAAACACAATCTACAATCACCAGAGTTTTATTTTCACTTCAATGATCTTCCTGGCAATGATTTTAATACAATTTTCCAGTCATTGGGGGAATTTCAAGAAGATTTGACAAAGCAAGTTGGAGAGGGATTTGGTCCATGTTTTTTTAGTGGAGTAGCTGGTTCATTTTATACTAGACTTTTTCCTTCAAAGAGTTTGCATTTTGTTCACTCCACTTACAGTCTCATGTGGCTATCTCAA GTTCCTGATCTAACCGAGAAGAACAAAGGGAACATTTACATGGCAAATACAAGTCCACCAAGCGTTATAAAAGCATATTACGAGCAATATGAAAAAGATTTTTCAAAATTTCTCAAGTACCGTTCAGAGGAATTGATGAAAGGTGGAAAAATGGTTTTAACATTTTTAGGAAGAGAAAGTGAATATCCTTCTAGCAAAGAATGTTGCTATATTTGGGAGCTTTTATCCATGGCCCTTAATGAATTGGTTGTTGAG GGGTTGATAGAAGAAGAGAAAGTGGATTCATTCAATATTCCTCAATATACACCATCATCAGAAGAAGTGAAGTACGTTGTTGAGAAGGAAGGTTCATTCACAATTAATCGTTTGGAATCTACAAGAGTCCATTGGAATGCTTCTAATAATGAGAGTAATGGTGCCTACAATGTGTCAAGGTGCATGAGAGCTGTGGCTGAGCCTTTACTTGTGAGCCAATTTAGTCCAAAACTGATGGATTTAGTGTTCCAAAAATATGAAGAAATTCTTTCTGACTCCATGGCAAAAGAGAAAACCGAGTTTATAAATGTCACCGTCTCCTTGACCAAATTAAATTGA
- the LOC132611641 gene encoding uncharacterized protein LOC132611641 translates to MDVPVESLFPQQSNQEENITIRNHAQNSKSNPSTPTNQNKQDISTPVKAYERSTGKHKQIPIDKMENSTNKSKGRDSQCEKHTTKSTISAGFAMQSPDAKKKPLDTPPKHEFVQSKLSEMKGINLYVDLNCNEDIDVIITNSESDQEKNKKDSQHNTQEVLEDSSEYESSLGDARDDDDDEEFQEEEDYEECNSTDKDELLKTFAPRTV, encoded by the coding sequence ATGGATGTCCCGGTTGAGAGCCTGTTTCCACAGCAAAGCAATCAAGAGGAAAACATTACCATAAGAAATCATGCACAGAACAGTAAGTCGAATCCTTCGACTCCTACAAATCAAAACAAGCAAGATATTAGCACTCCGGTGAAAGCTTATGAAAGATCCACTGGAAAACATAAACAGATCCCAATTGACAAGATGGAAAATAGCACAAACAAGAGTAAAGGAAGGGATTCACAATGTGAGAAACATACAACCAAATCCACAATTTCGGCAGGATTTGCTATGCAATCTCCAGATGCTAAGAAGAAACCTCTTGATACACCTCCTAAACATGAATTTGTACAGTCAAAATTATCTGAGATGAAAGGAATCAACCTATATGTTGACCTGAATTGCAATGAAGATATTGATGTTATCATTACCAATTCAGAATCTGAccaggaaaagaataaaaaagacAGTCAACATAACACCCAAgaagttttggaagattccagtGAATATGAATCAAGTTTGGGGGATGcaagggatgatgatgatgatgaagaattCCAAGAAGAAGAAGATTATGAGGAATGTAATTCAACTGATAAGGATGAGCTTCTGAAGACTTTTGCACCGAGAACAGTCTAG
- the LOC132611642 gene encoding uncharacterized protein LOC132611642, translating to MGAVAQLINIQDPPMNSRVSEIIHNGAWHIEMMQFPEYLAEQILSVDIRDQNSKDYAIWTPNSNGIFSTASVWSLARQRKEKSPLLKKIWNNYIPFKMSFLMWKLLKNKLPFDDILYKFKQNLASKCFCCRTPQSETIQHSFMDGDIAVSIWKYFGSPLGISWEDTQIRNFLKKWWSLKPKNSIHQILLQTTPMVVCWEIWKARCAERYGNTTVSLKRIKYHIFSHLKWILFKVKKDKNWGTDWFFICDQIINLVPKIECTMVKWEKPKGHGFKLNTDGSKMGNGQVGAGGICRDVDGNIIMAFASRLGNESSNTAEAKAALQGLKWCSQNGIHNLILEGDSQLIINMLKGVSIPPWHLKEIIIESQGLAQRINCRFQHCYREANQVADALAKWSINHQDHNFFTLGELPHSARGPYRMDQLQVPSLRHKHKKHKIKLIEA from the coding sequence ATGGGGGCAGTAGCTCAGCTTATTAACATTCAAGATCCTCCTATGAATTCTAGAGTTTCTGAGATTATTCACAACGGGGCTTGGCACATCGAGATGATGCAATTTCCCGAATACTTAGCTGAACAAATTCTTTCTGTTGATATAAGGGATCAGAACTCTAAAGATTATGCTATTTGGACCCCTAATAGCAACGGGATTTTCTCAACGGCTAGTGTTTGGAGTTTAGCAAGACAAAGAAAAGAGAAGTCCCCTTTGTTGAAGAAAATATGGAACAATTACATACCATTCAAAATGTCCTTTTTGATGTGGAAGTTGCTGAAGAACAAACTACCTTTTGATGATATCCTTTACAAGTTTAAACAAAACTTGGCTTCTAAATGCTTCTGTTGCAGAACCCCGCAGAGTGAGACAATTCAACATTCGTTTATGGATGGTGATATTGCTGTTTCAATATGGAAATATTTTGGCAGTCCTTTGGGTATCAGCTGGGAAGACACTCAGATCAGAAATTTTCTTAAGAAATGGTGGAGTCTCAAGCCAAAGAATTCAATTCACCAAATTTTGCTACAAACCACTCCCATGGTGGTTTGTTGGGAAATTTGGAAAGCCAGATGTGCTGAGAGGTATGGCAACACTACAGTGTCTTTGAAGAGGATTAAGTACCACATTTTCTCTCATTTAAAATGGATACTTTTTAAAGTGAAGAAAGACAAGAACTGGGGGACTGATTGGTTTTTCATCTGTGATCAAATTATAAATTTGGTCCCAAAAATAGAATGCACAATGGTGAAGTGGGAAAAACCGAAAGGTCATGGGTTTAAGCTCAATACTGATGGCAGCAAGATGGGGAATGGTCAAGTGGGGGCTGGAGGGATTTGCAGAGATGTTGATGGAAATATTATCATGGCTTTTGCTTCTCGTTTGGGGAATGAAAGTAGCAACACTGCAGAAGCAAAGGCTGCACTACAAGGACTAAAGTGGTGTTCACAAAATGGTATTCATAACTTGATCTTGGAAGGCGACTCGCAGTTGATAATTAACATGCTAAAAGGCGTATCTATTCCCCCGTGGCATTTGAAAGAAATCATCATCGAATCCCAAGGCCTTGCTCAAAGGATCAACTGTCGTTTCCAACATTGTTATAGGGAGGCAAATCAGGTAGCAGATGCTTTGGCTAAGTGGAGTATCAACCATCAAGATCACAATTTTTTCACCCTCGGGGAATTACCACATAGTGCTAGAGGACCATACAGAATGGATCAACTTCAAGTACCATCGCTAAGACACAAACACAAGAAGCATAAGATTAAACTTATTGAAGCCTAG